One genomic region from Henningerozyma blattae CBS 6284 chromosome 2, complete genome encodes:
- the MRPL40 gene encoding mitochondrial 54S ribosomal protein uL24m MRPL40 (similar to Saccharomyces cerevisiae MRPL40 (YPL173W); ancestral locus Anc_8.706), whose protein sequence is MVWNHLSKAGGRVAKAVNNVTELPAQLQKHHADKLLKGMPSFLRPELEIAIESERFKTPEDWKYLPGDRVLIMDGPKKGNIAHVQSTDEHTNGFVLDEQGPSRKIAIPKSMWLEGQKSYVLSLPSTVTQNSLRLVADLPIKNPKTGQEVYKTVAIRDLEFRGTYYDEDYRKIMPRRCVRGRPDLVVPWPRPEPKDEETQEMIHNNNYDLITSPTVAREQSYWISSLSKRPIPRQAIPTIRNIHSKYKKKTLGPRDIIRLVAPKMPLTEAKKTYLDEKEKLSKLVRPKLQDEDIERIGSMVKKHLENF, encoded by the coding sequence ATGGTTTGGAATCATTTGAGTAAAGCTGGTGGGAGGGTTGCTAAAGCAGTCAATAATGTAACCGAACTCCCTGCACAGCTACAAAAGCATCATGCTGATAAACTATTAAAAGGAATGCCATCATTTCTTCGTCCTGAATTAGAAATAGCCATTGAATCTGAACGTTTTAAAACACCAGAAGATTGGAAGTATTTACCTGGAGATCGTGTTCTTATTATGGATGGCCCAAAAAAAGGGAATATCGCACATGTCCAGTCAACAGATGAACATACTAATGGGTTTGTGCTAGACGAACAAGGTCCATCGCGTAAGATTGCAATTCCTAAATCGATGTGGTTGGAAGGTCAGAAATCTTATGTGCTGTCCCTTCCATCAACAGTTACGCAAAATAGCCTACGTTTGGTAGCCGATCTACCGATTAAAAATCCCAAAACTGGTCAAGAAGTATACAAGACCGTAGCAATACGAGATCTAGAATTCAGAGGAACATATTATGATGAAGATTATCGTAAAATTATGCCTCGTCGTTGTGTTCGTGGTAGACCAGACCTAGTTGTCCCATGGCCACGTCCTGAACCAAAGGATGAGGAAACTCAAGAAATgattcataataataattatgatCTGATTACTTCTCCAACAGTAGCTCGTGAACAATCTTATTGGATTAGTTCATTGTCCAAAAGACCAATACCAAGGCAAGCCATACCAACAATCCGTAATATCCAttcaaaatacaaaaaGAAGACTCTGGGTCCAAgagatattattagattgGTAGCTCCAAAGATGCCACTAACAGAGGCAAAGAAAACTTATTTGGATGAAAAGGAGAAATTGAGTAAATTAGTAAGACCTAAATTGCAAGACgaagatattgaaagaattgGTTCTATGGTTAAAAAGCATCTTGAAAACTTTtaa